From the genome of Nakamurella flavida:
CGAACACTTGACAACGGTGAACGATCGTGCATCGAGCAGGTGAGTCATTCCGCCCGGCCCGGCGGCACGGGGGTGGCCCCGTCGGGGCGAGCGCACCGACCGCGCCGCCCGCCCCGGCCCCCGAGCGGTCGCACGCCCGGTGCGCCCGTCGCGCCACCGGGGTCGCCCGGCGGCTAACCTGGGACCTGTCCCCCCGGGTCGTCGCCGCAGTCGGCGCCGTCGCACCCTCCCTCCGGGTGGGCACCGCCGCATTTCGCACGGACCGGCCGAACGCCGAGAGAAGGGGACCGTCGTGTTCCGCAGCACCCGACCCTCGCGCTTCCTCCTGCCCGGCGTCGCCGCCGCGGCCGCCCTGGCCCTGAGCGGCTGTGCCGCCGGCCAGATCTCGCAGACCGCGCAGCAGGTCGCCGCCATCGACGGCGCCAACGCCGACACCGGTTCGATCAGCATCCGCAACGTGCTGCTGGCCGAGCCCGAGCGGACCAACGGCTACCCGGCCGGTTCCGACGCCCGGGTGCTGCTCTACGTGTCCAACATCGGCCTGAACGCCGACACCCTGACCTCGGTCAGCTCCTCCGTCGCCGGGTCCGCCACCATCGACGGCACCGCCGAGGTCCCGCCGCAGACCCTCGTGGACATGGCCACCGACACCGGCGTGCAGATCGCCCTGGAGGACCTGAACCGGGACGTCTTCTTCGGGCAGTCCATCCCGGTCACCTTCACCTTCGAGAACGCCGGGTCGATGACGGTCCAGGTCCCCGTCGAGGTCCCGACCGAGCGCTCCACCGACCGGCCGACGGTCGAGATCCTCCCGGCTCATCCCGTCCCCCTGTGGGAAGAGGAGAGCCACGGCGAGGAGGGCGGCACCGAGGGGCACATGGACTCCACCTCGACCGCCGCCGTGCCGACCGGTGGCGCCGTCCCGGAGCAGGGCTCCGAGGGCTGATCGCCCGGAGCCCGGACGTTTCCGGGTTCAGTCGTCGGGCCAGGTGATGGCGTCGAACGCAGCCAGCAGGCGCGCCCCGCGTCCCGGGTGGGACGCGGCGACGTACGCGATCCGGCCCTGCAGGTGCTCCCGGAAGCGAAGGTGGT
Proteins encoded in this window:
- a CDS encoding copper chaperone PCu(A)C — protein: MFRSTRPSRFLLPGVAAAAALALSGCAAGQISQTAQQVAAIDGANADTGSISIRNVLLAEPERTNGYPAGSDARVLLYVSNIGLNADTLTSVSSSVAGSATIDGTAEVPPQTLVDMATDTGVQIALEDLNRDVFFGQSIPVTFTFENAGSMTVQVPVEVPTERSTDRPTVEILPAHPVPLWEEESHGEEGGTEGHMDSTSTAAVPTGGAVPEQGSEG